Part of the Mangifera indica cultivar Alphonso chromosome 4, CATAS_Mindica_2.1, whole genome shotgun sequence genome, TACTTCTGACATAATGAGTTCTATCCAAAATGCAATTATTACAGCTGAATTTTGTTCATCATGTATATATCATCAAGATTATATGATCTGAAATACAATGCCTGGTTGACTAAAGGGTTCCCTGAAAAAGAAATGGAATTTCAAATTATGTCTCACATTGATACAATACCAATCAAATAAGAATGATAGAATGAAAATGAAGGAAGGAAATGCTCCCTTCAAATAAgctgaaaaaaaatcaaaacggATAGTAAAGGGGTGAAAGACTAGGGCTTTTAGCAAAATAACACTTTCACAACACTTTAACAAGCACTTATGCTAAATTCTTGCTATTCTTTTAAAAAGTTAACAGGGTTACAGTATTTGCTCCTtcaattacaaatgaaaatgatCAACGGAAGTAGCTGAATGAAAAAGGAAGGTTGAATAGGATTTaacacacacaatctcatccgACTCTTCACATTCTACTACCATCTTCCTCTcttcaaaaattatttgattcaagTCAAAGTTATTGAAATTGAATTCTAGTGCACAGCACAGCTATCACAATGAAAGCtccaaatatcttttttttttttggctaaaaaCCTCCACAAAATTTGTTTCAGGTTCTAATATAACTTCCATTCTAGTTGAAACATTCAAACATTTACAACCTAAGTAAACAAATACGTACTCAATTGTCTACTGAATGAAATTGACTCAAAGAAGTTGAGtttcttttcaagtttttttaaaagtaaaaacagGTAACTTggagttaattttatttttctttttgtttcccATCGTTTCTTCAGTAATCAAACAGGAAGAAAAACTCAATCGaatcaaaagacaaaaattggCCATATAACTCAAATGAAGAGTTAGGACGTTTCAGTCACAAAAACCTAGAAAGCAAATTCCTTTAAACCTGACCTACGTACTAAAGTGATAATCAAGTTTCCAGGAAAATCTGAAGTTAACAAAAGTAAGATGAAGTTATGAGGACAGcaggaaaataaataatgttatagcACCTTAAACACGATTTCTCGCTGAATTCTCAAGCAAATCCTTCAATTAACATATATGAACACAGTCTTAAGGGCCTCCAACTTTACATAATCCACGAATTCACCTTCTCACCAACCAAATCTCTGATATAGATACCCTTCAGCCACAGGCCTTTAAGAAACCTATTTTCTCTCTCCCAGAACTCTAACAGTACCGCCGTTCTTacaaaacttttcaaatatttccGCCACCAGAACGAATCTCCGACGTCATTCCACGGCGACTCGTCTGACCTGCGATGAACAAACAAACAAGATGCGGAGAAGCGAAATTCGAGGCTTCTCCGGCGGATACGAAAAGCGCGGCGACCAGTAAGATAGGGATTGCGCCCGTGCGTGTGAGGCCCAGGGTTTCACGCGTGTGTGCAGACTCGAACGTGTCGTGTGTGCGAGATTAGGTTTGGCACGAACGAGGTGTGCGTGTGTAAGAGCGAAGGAGAGGATATACGGACGTGCGACTAAAACACGCGTGGCACCTGCCTATACAGGTTCCCCCAGGGAACTGAATCAATATTTCTGACACAAAAGTATCCCATGGAAGGGTAATCTTGTAATTtcatatacaattaaataacaaaaactcgattgaaaatttttagatgCATATTAATGGATGGCATCTCTTGTACAAGACAAGTTTTAATTTAGCACAGTACATGAAATTACAAGATTACCCTTATTGTAGTTTTGGGTACTAAGAGCAAACGCAAAGACTATTGGACTTCTCACAGTATGTTTGCCATTATCCTTGTACCAtatcaaaaacccaaaatttccAATATAGTCACTTTCTGGACTTAAATTAAACCATTTCCCACGTCAATTTTCACCGTTAAATTGAACTCAGCTTTGCTGTATTTTCCGGCAAACGTTACTGTCACGGGTTTCACAACAACTTCCATACCAGTTGGAGCCTCTACAACCGCGGTATAAACCGCACTATAGTCATCTACATTTTTCAACACCCTCTTGAAGGTGAAGCTTGCAGTATTGGTGTTGTTCAGTATGACCGTAAAGGAGGGGTAATTAAGGTCTAGATTAGCATTTTCACAGGTGAAATTTGATGCCCCTGTGAGAACTCTAATCTGATGGCTTGTGTAGTTGAGGCCACACAAGTAACTGATATAATCCTCCACCTCAATGTCATATACAAGTCCAGGATTTATGGCCTTGTTGGGATTTACATGACCTGAGCCGAAGTCGAGAGGGGGGCCAGCAACGCCGGTGGTCATGTCGATAATCATTCCATGAGCATTGTCCCTCAGGCTGGTCGTAGTCATCATTGCTGAACGAATGGCAGCTGAACTCCAGTCAAGGTGGCGGCTTTAAGTAGTATGTCTATGCCCGCTACATGAGGGCATGACATTGATGTTCCAGATACAAGAGCACAATCAGTGAGTAAATAATTGTCACTTATTGGCGGCGAAGCCCCGCTGGGAACCCAAGCAGCCAATATATTGACCCGAGGTGCCAATATATCAGGTTTTAGTATCCAAGGTGACTGTCTCTCAGGCCCTCGAGATGAAAAATCTGCTACCTGGGGGCCTGGCTTTGTACCCAGTAGTGTAATCTGGAACTTGACACTAACTGTTGCATTTATAGAATTGATTATGTACTTCTTTACTAACTTTCCATCTTGCAAATTCACTGTCACAAAAGGCAAATTGAAGTCATCTGGATGAAGAAACTGGCCAAAGTCTGTACTGAAGATAGCTCCAGGTGCTCCATCTCTGGACATTTCATCTGGTTGAAAAGATTCACAAAAGATGTATTTGCCTGCAACATCTTCAGGGTTTAATGAGTTATACTCACAAAGTTCCTTGGATTGATTTCCGTGTCCAAAGTATATAGGAACCTCGGAGACACAAATTTTCTGGGTAGATAGATCTTCCTGTGACAGTCAGCTCTCCATCACCTGGAGTGATGTGAGCTGCAAAATCTCTATCGATTGTTCCGGCGCCAACAGTGGTAATCCAACGAGCTCCGTTAAACATTGTGTATGAATGAGGACCTCGATTTCCAGCTCAACATGCAACAAAAATTCCTTTCTTCAGGGCTGCAAAAGCTGCAATGGTATAGGGTTCTGATGAAAGGGAGTTGTCTCAAAGAATCCTAAGGACAATGACAGGACATCCACGCCATCCTCTATGGCCTGATCCAAACCGGCCAGAACATCAGTTGCCGCTGCATCATAACTGGTGTTGAAGAACAACACTTTGTACAACGCAATCCTTGCCATTGTTGCCATTCCAATGGCTGTTCCTTCAGCGTATCCGAAGTAATCAGCATGTTGAACACGGCTGCCGGCTACTGTTGATAATGTATGGGTGCCGTGACCCCAGTAATCTCTGGGAGAATCATAGTTATCTGGTTCTGTTATATTCAACCCGTACTGCTTCATGCCTTTGCTGAATGAGCGAGCTCCAATCAATTTTTTGTTGCAATGAGAAGCATTAAATTCAACCCCAACTTCGCGTGTACCATGCCGTCTCTCAGGAACCGGCGGTATCCCTTCATCGTTGAGGCTTTCGCTTTCTGGCCAAATTCCAGTATCAAGGATTCTAATTGTTATATCATTGCCAAAACCTGCAGCTGGCCACAACCCAGCTTGTTTCTTTAGGCCAAGAaatttatgtgtgtgtgtagtGTGGAGTTGGGCAAAAGATTCTGGATATGCAGCAATGTGGGATGGCAAACTTTGGAGTTGCTCAAGTTGGCTATGTGACAACACGGCACTGAAGACATTCATCACATGACTGTAGGTATAGAGATGGGTTGGAGCAATTTCATTTCTTGCTGAGGGATGAAAGTGTATAAATGTACCAGTGATGGGGAGTGAAGAAAGGAGCTGGCATGGCTGACTTGTCAAAGTGGACGATGTAAGTTTTACGGCCACCTGACATTGATAATGACGTGGCAGTAGatacaaagagaaaaagggaaagaagcaACAAAGAAGTAGCAATATTCTCTATTGTTATGGTCACTAACCTGTGGGATCTGAGAGGATCTATATACACAGATTAAGGTACACATCGTTGTAAGCTAGCTGTGATCGATTAAATCAATGTAATTGTCAGCTGAAAACACAATGTTGAGTATTGAAGTATCTGCATGTTTACAATAAATCCAAAATTTCGGTCTAATGCATGtagaatttatatattattttttgtatgattTTGAGCTGGGGATAGCCTCATACGTAATAGGCCGGCAGCTGCTACACAAGTTACCAAGCATTGGATTTATTGATGGAATTTTATCTTAGACTAACATTCAGAGGAAACCAAGGAACCTGCACCTCATGCACTCTCATAACAATTATGCAGTATCTCTATAAAACTTAGATTTGGAGATAAAAACTAGGAAATAGACAGGCTCTGGCAGTTGATAATCAGAGTAGAAGGTTTAGCCCTTTGGCTGCTGCTGCTGTCAAGCTTCTTTCAGCGGGAAAATAAAGCAAGAGAATTAAAAGACCAAAGCTAGTTTTGGGAAATAAAGATGACTGTCTCCATACCAAGAATAGATCATTACCAACCCacaaaaaatcaaaagggagtcttcaaaatgtttgcTGATACTGTATACATCAAGGCATTTTTACCGATTCAAATCAAAATACTCAATCAATCCTTAAAATTAGTTGCAATATCCAGGTGCCTATCATGAGATAActgatatatttatcaatgcctcagatttccaaaaaaaattctcatataacataaaatgatTTGTGTAAAAGAGATACTCTTGCAATTTCTATTTCCCTTTTTAAAGTAACAACCTCAGAATCACTCCAGAGGTTGATAGTAGGAAAACTTTTACCCTGCAAAGACGGTGAACTAATAATTGCCACGTGATTTATAGCTTCTCGTAATGGTGTTGGGCTACAGGCTTTCTACTCATGAGCAGTTGTGGATgccaaaaaaaataagttgactTTAAAGAGAGAGCAAATTGGGAGGAGACTGAGGAGAGCCATTTTCAAGTAAGAAGCTTCGACTACAATATGACCTGGATGTACTTGACGAAGAAGCAAGATACCTTCCATCCCCACTATGAAAAATTGGGTCACTCTTATGCATTTTCCCTTTACTTGTCCTTGGCCTCCCATCAGTTTCTTCATATACTTCATCTTCCACAGCTTGTACAAAACCACTATGCGTTGGGTCAGAACTCTCATACAGAAGTCTAAGGACCTGTTTGATTGAAGGCCTGGCCTGCCCTTCTCTCTGAGTGCACCATCTCACAATTGTCACAACTGTCTGAAGCTGTTCTAAGTCAAAGGAGTCCTTTATACGAGGATCCACTAGCTCAGATAATCTAGATTTTGAGGCCATCAACATTTGGGTTGACTCTACCAAATTCTTGCCATCTTGTATTGCTCGTCTTGCAGTCACAATCTCCAATAGTAGCACACCATAGCTGTAAACATCACTTTTCTCAGTGAGCTGTTGAGTGACCACATATTCAGGATCCATATAACCTGAAAGCCTTTCAGTTTTAGATTCTTTGgcaaaaaaagcaaaatttgaaaatgttcaAGCTTtcaaatactattttttttctaaccTGGAGTTCCCCGGATATCAGTATTTACTGGTTCAAAGCAAACAGAACCATCTTTTGAAGCATGTACAAGGCCGAAATCTGCAATCTGGAAAGGACTATTTCAACAACTTGAGGACACATTATGAATGCAATAACTGCAGGGTTTTAACTTCTTTTATACGTCTGAATATGAAATCTAATCAAAGATATGCAgaatctctcttttttctttctacccAAAGCTTCAATACATTTTGCAAGAGAAATTTCTACTGGGGCGTTGCTATCCAGGAAGAATAGGCAATCTAGATTTGTGAATGGTTCTAGATTATTTGTTGGTAGAATGGAAAGAATTAGGGGAAGGACGCACAGGTAATGAATGGGAAGATAGAAAATTTGGAAGAAGGGATTTTTGGTTAGGCTAATGGAATTAGCTACGtattttcttcaaacaaaaatataaccGAAAACCAGTTCTTCCTTCCGAGTTGAGACTGATTATTCAGATAGATGGTGGTAAATTAATGAGCTCAGATATTAATCCTCTTCTTGAACaccatttagttttaaaaaaaaaaaagtttttaagtCCGGTGCTTAAAAGTTCTAATTgacatgaaatgaaaatttcGAAAGTGCAAACATGGCCAAAATGTATTAAGCTAAAACCATGCAGGTCAAAGGACACTACCTTTGCAACAAAGTTCTCATCCAGTAAAATGTTGCTCGACTTAATATCTCTATGGCATAAAGGTGGATCACAATAAAAATGGAGGTATTCCTGGACAAGAGAACAGTGAATTTGGAAGATAATTCCACAGTATGAATAAATATGACATTTCATCAAGCTGAACCAAACAGCCACAATAATGagaataattttacaaaatttaatattaccAGAGCATGAGCCACATCAATGGAAATTTGGATTCTTGTCTGCCAAATCAGAGGTGCTCTTCCTGGTGCTGCAAAATATTTACCAAATCCATTCAGATAACAGGGAACCAAAAAAGCTTCAGAGACACAGGTAAAAGTTGATTTGATCATTGCCTTCAATAGGCATGTTAAATCAACCATGCTGGGACCAATTGGTGTCTCCGTGTtggattttctttttggtaCTTCTGTTCTCATTTATAAAAGGGCACCCTAACAGCCTGAGCTGCACTTGACATGTTGGATCTGCCTAGCAGCACAATACGCCTTTGGCAACATGCCAGTAATGGGGATGAAATGGAACAAGCTGGTTTGGCTGCACTACGCTAGTTTTTGCAGTACCAAAAAGAATCTAGGTCAACCCACTTTACAGGTGTAATCTCCCAACACttttgtgattaaaattaaagaaatgaatCTCAAATGCTAAAGGAGAAGCAATTAACTGAGGAATGGAGAAGCACATACAATGAAGATGATCCTTTAAGCTTCCATTTGCCATATACTCATACATAAGAAACCTACCATGCAACAACCAAAAGTATCATTTGGCTGGCATATAAGTTCACCACATACACACATCTGCTGGTATTATGAGTTCATCACAGACTACACACAATGTTACCTAATTGGATTACCTCTCGCATTTTTTAATGCAGAATCCTCTCAGAGTTACTAGATGACGATGATGCAATCTAGCAAGAAGCTCTAACTCTCTGCAGAATTCATCCTCCCCTTGCTCTGAAACTTTGTTCATCCGCTTCACTGCCAAAAGTGAGCCATCACTTAATTGAGCTTTGTAGACAGTTCCAAAGCCCCCTTGTCCAATTACagtattaaaattatcagtTGCCTTCTTTGTCTCCCTGTAGCTGAATTTTTGGAACATTGATGCAGAACCTGCTTTTAGAAATCACCCACCCAAAAATCCCCCAAAAGTTCCAAAGAAAGCACATGTTTAGTAAATGCAAACATTAAGAAAGCCCCTAACCAGGAAAAGGATCAGAATCAAACCTTCATGAAATTTTCTAATAGACTGAGTAGGGAAAGATTTCCAAGAGGTCTTATCTGTATTCTCAGAACAGTCCAGCTCCCTGTTTTTCCTACGAATAAGAATTATCAAGACTACTAACATCATAACAGAACCGGCTGTGACTGCAATGCCAATGCCAGGAATTAATGTCAGGTGATAGGAATGGTGATTTCCATTTTGTCCCTTTTGAGGTACACCCAACATGAGTTGGCTTGGGCTATCAGCAACCAATGGACTTG contains:
- the LOC123214761 gene encoding probable receptor-like protein kinase At1g49730 isoform X1, whose amino-acid sequence is MEVWGQSFLLLGSLAFLGMLLHLVMTECPLDLSGSNFTLVASMCSNKDDRGKCCRYINTFVAISIARYANATGNLGVTSNLSDICLHSISQTMDLYGVSRNATVFCGFGTKIPVNYDCGGRTTVTQMLQSPKFVDVTENCKLPLSEESDCRKCLNAGIVYLHHLVGAENNMTLSTCRDATFAALASQLEYGSAVDLASCFFQVQGLNISSDTSPSSLVPEASPSPLVADSPSQLMLGVPQKGQNGNHHSYHLTLIPGIGIAVTAGSVMMLVVLIILIRRKNRELDCSENTDKTSWKSFPTQSIRKFHEGSASMFQKFSYRETKKATDNFNTVIGQGGFGTVYKAQLSDGSLLAVKRMNKVSEQGEDEFCRELELLARLHHRHLVTLRGFCIKKCERFLMYEYMANGSLKDHLHSPGRAPLIWQTRIQISIDVAHALEYLHFYCDPPLCHRDIKSSNILLDENFVAKIADFGLVHASKDGSVCFEPVNTDIRGTPGYMDPEYVVTQQLTEKSDVYSYGVLLLEIVTARRAIQDGKNLVESTQMLMASKSRLSELVDPRIKDSFDLEQLQTVVTIVRWCTQREGQARPSIKQVLRLLYESSDPTHSGFVQAVEDEVYEETDGRPRTSKGKMHKSDPIFHSGDGRYLASSSSTSRSYCSRSFLLENGSPQSPPNLLSL
- the LOC123214761 gene encoding probable receptor-like protein kinase At1g49730 isoform X2 — its product is MCSNKDDRGKCCRYINTFVAISIARYANATGNLGVTSNLSDICLHSISQTMDLYGVSRNATVFCGFGTKIPVNYDCGGRTTVTQMLQSPKFVDVTENCKLPLSEESDCRKCLNAGIVYLHHLVGAENNMTLSTCRDATFAALASQLEYGSAVDLASCFFQVQGLNISSDTSPSSLVPEASPSPLVADSPSQLMLGVPQKGQNGNHHSYHLTLIPGIGIAVTAGSVMMLVVLIILIRRKNRELDCSENTDKTSWKSFPTQSIRKFHEGSASMFQKFSYRETKKATDNFNTVIGQGGFGTVYKAQLSDGSLLAVKRMNKVSEQGEDEFCRELELLARLHHRHLVTLRGFCIKKCERFLMYEYMANGSLKDHLHSPGRAPLIWQTRIQISIDVAHALEYLHFYCDPPLCHRDIKSSNILLDENFVAKIADFGLVHASKDGSVCFEPVNTDIRGTPGYMDPEYVVTQQLTEKSDVYSYGVLLLEIVTARRAIQDGKNLVESTQMLMASKSRLSELVDPRIKDSFDLEQLQTVVTIVRWCTQREGQARPSIKQVLRLLYESSDPTHSGFVQAVEDEVYEETDGRPRTSKGKMHKSDPIFHSGDGRYLASSSSTSRSYCSRSFLLENGSPQSPPNLLSL